From the Debaryomyces hansenii CBS767 chromosome F complete sequence genome, the window AGATATTATAAGTTGAGAAAATGCCAAGGAGCAACGTATCCAATTATCGTACCAGAATCCTGATATGTCACTGACTTCATATAAGCTCATGTTTGCACTGAGTGATTCAATCATAGATAAAATTGGCAATGCagatcttgaaaattctGTACCAGCAATTAAAAACGAGTCAATGATCCGTGAAGATGATTCTGAGAAGATTCTCGCAATTCTATTAGATGATTTGTTCTCGTTATCAATTCCATGAACGGTTgctaaaatatttgataaaatgtCTAAAATTAGAACTCCAATTTCCattttttgataagttTCATTAAATCTGCAATGGATAAAACTTTCGAATATAAGAATCATATGATTTATAATTCTATCCAAAATAGCACTTTTCGATTTTTCTGGATAATCATCCTGTAATGTTAAGCAATTTTGTACTAACGAGTCTGCTAACTTTATTAAAGATACTGTGAACGAATATTCTCCATTTACCATTTCAATAGCAccaaatattattgatgCAAGTCCTTCTTTACCACCATTtgacaataatgaagacTTCGATAAATAAGGCCAAATTCTAAAAGACAAAAACGGCATCGAAGTAGTCAAAAAGTTTATAACTGATTCTAAAATATCGACTTTTCGGGCGTGCAATGCTTGTTCAAACAATCTTAAGATAACCTCGACAATATCAGAATCATCTGTATAGGCTGacatatatttcaaaattgtttgaGCGTCATCAGAACTGTTATCCATCACCGCTTTTGTTAAGAGGTTTAATATGTTTATGACAAATTCTACTTTTTCTGGATCTGAACTGTCAAAGACTTTCGAAACATTTTGCAATACCCTTCCCAAAAATGCCCAACcattatatttgtataagAACGTAACTAAgacttcatcttcatttgcAGATGGTAAAATTTTTGCCTTTGTTCCGACATTGAGAagtaatgataattttttatttacttcGTATGGTGGATAAACATCAATCCACTGTGTCAATTTAACCAATTCAGTATTCTCATCATCTATTTCATATaagttattaaattcttgtttcttGAAGACTGAAATATATGactttaattcttctaactCGTTAAAAGCAAAATTACCATTAATCGATGCAAGTTTCAAGTAAGGGGTTAGAGATACTGGGAACTTGGTTCTTGACAAAATTATTGCATTTGCAGTTGcttcattatcaaagaatttttcaagtacACTATTTGGCGCTGTTTTCAAAATGCTTTGAATGCTAGACGCAATTTCTGGTGTGAATGAGATTAATGGCATAGCAGACAAAATGACGGACGTTAAAATCGCTGGgtaaatattatcaaatttaagCAAATTGTTAAGCTTCGCTAAGTCCTCAAAGACACCCAATTGAACACATCTCATATTTAGGTTATTGATAGAGTCATCCATTTGTTGAATGGAGAATTCTTTCGTAAATGCTACTGACGATGGAAGGTCTTTGTATTCCTCTAGGAGTAATGATTTCcttaataaaattattgaccAACTGTACATGACCACAGAATTTAAATTGGATGGATTTGTAATCGAGtcattaattgattttaaaaCCTCAGcattattcataaatttatcagaaTCGCTTTCTGATCCATAGTTGTTCTCCAAATCTAAGAACAATATCGAGATGACTGTAACAAGCGCTTGCATTAACATGAAAGATTCGTTATGTGAAACACATGGACCCAATGACTGAATAAAGTTATTTGACTTCATGAATTTAAACCAATGATTTACTGTATCTTGTTGTATGTTTGGGTTTTGAACGAGCAATTCagtcaatattttcatctgATCAATaattagaagaagacttTCCGTATTTATTATCTCATCTAATGAGTCTGAAACCCCCGTAATAAATGATCTATTCGCAACTgatttgatcaattcttcgaggctatttattaaatcattggTGTATGTTTTAGAAAGATATATCTCCTTTCCCAAGTTCTGAATAGTCGACGAAGTTTCtgaattagatttattgTTTAACAATTCAATAACCAAGCGAAGAActattcttctttctctcAATACTCTGCTGGAATAAAGCaaaattctttcttcttctagATATTTTTCTCTATCATCTGGCAATTTggattttaatttttcataattatAAACCTTTCTTTCAGGGATCCGTTTACAAGTTTGGCTTATTACTCTCAACACATCGTTGTAATCtaaattcaaaacattACTTATGGTTTCGGCgtctttaatattatttggTGTTATGTctgaatataaaatattacGCAACGATAATTCTTTAGCCTCCTTATTAGGACTTTTGGTCACACGTTTAAACGGTAATGGATTCAACAATAGCTTACTGTTTAGAAGTAGAAATTCATCTAATGCATCAAGAATATATGGGTCTTGAtatgatttcaataatgaaagGGCATTGTCGAATCCCCATAATTGAGTAGGTTGAATGGGTTTCAAAGGTTTAACTTCCTTGGCCGCCTTTAGCTCTACGGTAGAAACAGGCATATTCAAACCTTTAGGAATATCTCTTTATAGTACGGATCTGATATTGGATATCTTTTACGCTGTTGCTTATATGTTTTTGTTTCGATGTGTGAGATGGTGGAAATTTTTGACTTCCTAAATCGGAAATAACTGCGAAATGGAAATACAACCCTACACTAACTACGATTATAagataaataaatcatgCATTCAGACATCATGGCGTTGATAATGTAAACTAATCTTGGccattgaaatatatcttGTCTACTTCTGAGGGAATTTTGGCAGGGGGTTTGGAAGCATTATCTAACAATCTTTTAGAATCAAACTCTGTAATATGCCCAGGAGTACTTGCAAAGGagacattttcaatttttggaATCTTTCCACTAGTGACATCCCcattgatcaatttctgCCACGACAAATTGCATTCTTTAATGATCTCTATTGTTTCCTGTTGGTTTTTGTAAACTCCATTGAAAGCAAACTCATTTTTAGGCTTTCCATCCGGTAACTTGTAATCACGAAACCATTGCTTAGTAGATTCCAATAACCCAGGACATTTAACAAACACATCATGAATATCACGAATCTCTTGTGCTAGCGTATCATTGGTATCGATTACAATAACTTTCCAGTCCAATTCACCATCATCTATTAATGCTAAAGATCCCAAGATTTTAACTCGTTTTATATCACCGATTTGGCAAACATTAGATCCAATTTCACACACATCCAACGGATCATTGTCTCCGTATAAACCTAGCTCTTCATTCTTCGTATTAGGATCCTCCCAAGTCTGTGGGAAGGCACCAtaattatgaatatatCCATGATAAGGGAATAAATTCTTAACGAAACGTACTTTTCCCTTCTTGACATCTTGTGTGATAGGATTACCGGGCAATTCCgtatttatttcaaactTACCATTGGACCACCGGGGAATCTCAACAACAATATTCGCTGTCTTTGTCTCTATGTCAAAATCTAACGGAACGTCATGAAAATAAGACAAAATTTGTCCATTTTCCTTATTGACAGCATAATTCTTAAAATCTGTTGTGTACTTAGTACCTTGGTCAACGTTACTTATACTACTTTGTGGCTTATGTAAAACGGAGTTGCAACGAGTCGGTTTGAGATGCTGTTTGGTGATTAATAACCTTGATATGGCTGTGTTGTTCATATTTGTACGCAATAGTGATTCACCATTCTTCGATAAcaaacttttcaaaaaagACATctacttcaaaatttattgttattcCTATCTACAGAGAAGCGGTAATGTTTATTGTCATTATCGATTCACCTTGCCGAGGTAATATCTCTATTTTTTTTGCTGCCCCGCGGttacaaaattattcatgAAACCATGATCCGAAACTATTAACCGTAAGAACTCTACAACAGCTGGCGTAGATTGTAATGTAggtataataatatatagataAATATGCATGTAGAATAgtaaagaaaaaatcaGACTATAACTCGTGGATTTGGAAAATGTCTAGTTTGGGGCTTCACCAAGGAAAATAATCCTACCCTTTTCATTAAATCCAGAATTTTCATCACTTATGTTAATGTATTTGGAATgttcttcaacttctctCGTAGATAATCCCATCGGGTCCCTTGGAATCCAGACAGCAGGTAAAGGTGCAGCAATCACAGGTGAATCATATGCATGCTTATCATCTACTTCTTCCGGTTCAACATTAAACGTTGCTGGTAAGAGAGCCTTCACATGTCTAAAGTTAAGAAAAACATCCGGTCTAAAGAACCTAACGAAAGCGTTGGATGATTTAGTACTCTTGAAATCTCTGTCAGCCAATAATGGCACTAACGTTTGCATCGTTTCATTTTCGTTAAGTTCCATATCgatatttaaaatatcgTTTTTGACTTCTTTTTGAGCCATCTTATCACGGGCAATCTCCTTCTCGAAGtgatttgattttgaccttttctttctctgCAAAATTTTTTCTTCGTAATCCGATTTGCCTTGGAACGATGGGGTATGAGAAACACCGTCCAAAGGTTTCATGCAGTCAATTGGAATCACTCTAAGGAGGTGATGAAAAGCGTCTCTCAAATAAATGTGGGTCATAATAGTGAAGCCGAGAGAAATGGCTTGTAAAACAATTGGTCCCCAACCTTTACCGACAACAAAAATACCCAATAAACAAACTTGGCCAAGATACAAGCCAACGAAGGTTTGCATTAAAGCTCTTGGATAATGCATTCCTCTCGAATCAGGACTTTCAACGAATACATACGTTAAGTTGTAGCAATAAGCGATGTATAACAAGAAGAAAGCGATGCAGGCgaaaatcaatatcatcgGTGCAATGATCGAATAGGCTAAAACAATACACGCTAAGTTCGTGTACACTGGAAATGTTGTACCCCATAACATTGTGCCTAATCCAGAAAATCTATTCCACTTCTTCCTAACAGTTGAATCAAGTAAAGCTCCTAAAATATAGTACAAGAAGAGACCGACAATTTGTAATAACGCACCAGAAGAAACTGTGAGCCCTTGTAATGCAATGTATgagataaagaaattagacGATTTTGGCAAATTGGTTGCCAAAATCTTCATCGCCGATGTAggattatcaataattttctcAACAACTGACACAGCAGAAGAAGCAAGAGCGACAACAAGAAACGCATTGACCATTAAATAAGCAAAATAAGCATCTTGAGTATAGAATTCAATCAGCTGAAGAGTTGGGCAGCCTGCAACCTTGGCCATGTATCTGATAAAAATAGGCAAGAATGTATTCAAGAGTGATAACATTGCTGTTGGTAACAAACCAGTGATAATACCTAATAATTGATCTGGCATGTTATTAATCCAATCAAGCCAAGGTAAAACTTTAGTAATGTAAGTGATATTCGAGATCACACCTACTAATGCCACAGGAACAGCccaaaaaataattaaaagAACAACATCAGCACAAGCGAATAATCTTCTGAAAAACTTTTCCCACCAGAATAATCGTAAATTATTCCAGTAAACGTCAGATGGTTCTATACCAGTGTGTACTGGACCCATCCTTAAAGGGTTATGATGGGTAACTGATTGTAACGCCAATTGTGCAGTATATTGATCctcaaattcaacaaaaatgGAGTTTTTTGGTTGATATGTTCtatatttcttctgtaACAGTTTAACTTCCTTATCTAACTTAGGAATTTCCTCTCTACAGTAATTTATGGTGTCAATTTTCTTCGAGAAGAGACCAGCCGACCTGTGTCTAGGTCTTTTCTCTTCCGGAACATAAGTATAAATATCGGCATTTGAGTCAATGGGAGTACCCTTTTTATCAGCCTTTAATTTGGCTTTAACTGCAGACTTCAACAACTTGTTCTCAGCCTTTTCTAACTTGGTAACCATATTCTGCCTTAATCTGTCCTTGTATTCTAACTTTCTTGCGTTTCTAGTAACGTAAATTCTTTTAACACCATTaaaaatcttcaagaattgcTTTTCATCTAACATAGTATCAGGCACACACTGGATCAAAAGGGTCcttgatgataatttttttgcatACTTTGGTGATGATAAAGCAGCACAACGTACCGAGttatagaaaaataattctcGGTGGATCATGTAAATGACGGCTCCATAAAATATCCATCCCATAAAAACATGAGCAAAGTATCTATTCTTGTCTAAAATGTTAGAAATGGCCAATTGATCGAACCCTGTTTTTGCAGATCCACCATTTGTTGCATTCACGGGCAATAAAATTGCAAACATGGCAATAccaaacaaaaatataatgCCGAAGACGAAGAGATACCTCAAAAAAAAGTAACCATCGAGACCAGCCTGTTGTATGATGAACGAGTCGGGtttcatcaacaatatATAGATCCATCTCAACGGGTCTCTAGGTAATGGGTCAGGTTTCTTTTCTTCCGGAACCAAATCGTATGAAACCTTAGGCGAATACGTCCGCTTAAATTTGATCCTCAATATTAAGAAGCATCCAATGAATACTCCAAATAGTGTCAAATTAGCCACCAATGTGGTAATGACGGCGGACGTTGATGTAGGAGTTGCCTCTGCCATTTTGGCTTTTGCGTATTGATGGACTTCGGCAATAAGATAGActataaatcaataaaaataaagtCTAGCCAACGATGTAAACAACCAGCCTTATAGGATCTTGTATTCTTGTAACTGgaaacaatataaaattcttcGATATATCTTTGAACCCAGCTTTACGTTTTATTTTGATCTTCCAATGCCACTAAACATAAATCTTTATAAACAAGTATTACATaagtatttatataattccATTAGATCGATCCTGGTTTTATAAAACTGCAACCGTGAAAAGAAGGCGATTGGTTCATATACAGGCACAGCTGCTTCAAACCCTTCGCTAATATCCTACTGGTGctttaaaatttttctatGCAACAAAATAGCAAGTTCAGACATCTAACCGAGCAAGCATTCACGTATCTAATCTTTTTACAAAAAGATTATATACAAGCAtatgataaagaagaaataatttgtAGAAGATATAAAGCGACAATGTGGCCGAGTGGTTAAGGCGACGCACTCGAATAATTAGAGTGATGCGTTGGGATTTCCCGCGCAGGTTCGAATCCTGCTGTTGTcgttattttttttttgttttctgGCTCTCATCGCGCATTATGGATTACGGTGGTTCACCATAGTAAAGAGTAGCTACTATTTacttttcttattttttataGACAGTTTGTTTAAGGGTAGAAGAATATGGctaaaatatcatcatctaaAAAAAACAAACAACCTCCAGAGGGTTATAGTAAGATAGAACCCACGCTAAGTAAACTTTTAGTAAAATCGAGAGAAGCACAGACCAAATCTATCAAAACTGAAAACAAGAATCAATCATTATGGCCTATAATACAGATCAACCATCAAATTAAcagatatatatatagtttGTATTACGAACGAGAGCTGATATCTCAAGAATTGTATAATTGGTTGCTACAACAGAAATATGCAAATAAGAATCTTATCGCTAAATGGAAGAAACAAGGGTACGAAAAGCTATGTTGTTTGAATTGCATAATGACCAACGAAAAAAACCACGGAACGACATGCATATGCCGTGTTCCTAAGACGACGTTAGTCAAGAATGACCGTTCTGAAAGGGTCGAGTGCATTACATGTGGATGCAGAGGATGCGCTAGTACAGATTAGAGATCGGGAGATTAAGTGGATATAGCATAAATAGCACattcaatgattttacATAGAGGGCTTTCTGGCGAATGTTTGTAGCTTTAAACTTGATAAGGCTCAGTTAAGCATGAGACTACTACAGAATCTGaaactaataaattataaaattaataatacataACacgaaaataataattaaagTTACCCAACCGTTTGTAATACCCgataatatacaattaaaCATCACACCCCTAAAACCGTTCCCATTCAATTATCATCCTTATCTGTGGAAGATGCACTAACACTGCGTAAACGTGTTCTTTCCTTGTCATTGTTGCTTGACGTCGAACTATTTCTACTAGAATGatcaattttcttcaaatcattgaaCAAATTTCTACTGGAGTTCGTAGAAGTTGACGAGATTGAAGGTCTCTTATTATGACCATGTGCATTGTTGCTTGGCAGTTCGAAAGCCCTCATTATCAtgtcgtcatcatcatagGAATTCAAAGCTGCTTGCGATGAGGAAACCAATGGGGAATAATAGAATTCCTCCAAGTATGATGGTGAATTCCACAACTTTTTCATGATTGATGCCGTTTGAGGAGTTCTTAAGTTTCTCAATGGAGTCCTACTACATGATTTCGGTGTCTTAACATTGTGCGGTTGTTGTATGGATTGTTGTAATAATGTTGATGTagttgatgatgataaatgTGGATGGTGTGATTGATAGTGGAAAGCTGATAATTGATGATTAAGTAATGACCCGTTTCTGTAGACATTATTAGCGGGTGTTAACGGTTCTAATAGAGGACCAGTTTCACTGGGCCTAATTGGAGATAATTCTAAGTTTGAATTACAGCTAAAGGATGAAGTGAATGTTAAGTTTTTTCCTGCCAATAATGGCTTGCCTGGGGATTCACTTATTACAAATTGTGGAGGGTTGTTGGAGTTTGAGGTATTAGGTGAATTAGAGATTTTAAACCCGCCTGGAGTAGCCTGCCATTGACTGAATGGTGGCTCTAGATTTGGAATAGTCTCCAATGTACCATTCCCAGTGGTGGCAGATAATAACCTTTGCTTCTTGATAGGAGGATTTAAGATTGATCTTGTGtattcttcatcgtcttcTTGGTCTTCATCGTCCCCATATCCCTCGTAGCTTGCTGCATCGTCAGTATCAGATGCTTTGCGcttcaaatcttcattagAAACATTCGGTGAAGATGGAATAGAGTTAAtcgatgattttgaaggaTTAATTGAAGCGTATATTTGATCGATGATTTCTTGGTAAGAATGCTTCTTGCTATTCTTTGATCTCAAGAATTGTTCTTCACAACCCGGTTGAATACACCAAAAATGGCCCTTGCCATCTTTCGATTTTTCTCCCTTTATAAACGCCTTATTCAACGACAAATTATGACGAATCGAGTTTTGCCATCCTACTTCTTCCCGGCGGTAATACTTAAATGTGTCTGATATCCACTGGTATATCTGTGACAACGTCAATCTCTTTTCGGGGTTACTCAAAATCGACATACCAATTAACGTAGCATATGAGTATGGGGGTTTATCGTGGGATCCTAATTGGAATGTTGTATCCTTCAAGTCCTTCTTggtcttcttctttttcttacTCTTGTATTTCTCGTCATCCGAATCAACTGACGCCGACGACGACTGAACGAACGATGGTTTGGGCGGTATATCAAAGCTATCCTTCATCCGGCGTTGGCTCTGCTGTTGTGGTGACGAAAATGCTGGCGACAATAATGCCGACTTTGTATTATCCGTCTCCCCATTACTGGTACCATTCACCCCGTCGTCGTTGAAATGCTTCGAAATCGGCGTCTCCAAGATCAAACTCTTTTTACGCGACACCAGCACACTCTCTGGTGGCGTGGTGATCTTCCGACTCTTGTGTGTGTTGGGAGTCTCCGTCAACCTGGTCTTTTCTCTGCTACTACTCGCAGCAATATTACCCGCGTTCTTCTCCCTCAACGGAACTCTGTCCATATACCTTCCAGCGGTTGACATTTTAAATCTTCTAATCCTACTACTAGATTGCGAATAGAATCCTTGCTTATACCTGAACTTATCCCTATTTCgttttctttatttcaaaagaaggaatttttttttttgctttCTCTTAATATCCCTGATATTGCTCTATGGGGACCAGCAAAACTTCAATATACTTCTTTAATCTTGTTAACTTTGTTAAATCTTGTAATTTGCTCTTGGGATTCAAATCTGGTACTAAGTATAGTgctaattatatattcaattataatCTGAATTTTATGGgaatcatcttcttttaATTACATCTCTATTATGTAGAACAAACGCGTTGTCTATGTTTGAATCTCAAGTTTCGCGTTTCGCGATTTGGGCTGAAATCTGTTCATCTCTGATTCTAAAACCATTAAAACATGCATTATTAAGGAACATATAACAATAGATCAAGGGTTATGTAACAACAGCATGCAGTGTTATTCATAAGGCTGACAGTAACAAGTTGGGCCATTTTGGGGTATGAAACATAAGTTGTGGTCGATTTTTTGCCAATTTATGAGGTTTCATGCTGATACTTACGCTGATTTTGTAAAAATAGTGAGGTTTTGGCCTGAATGTCGGTATTTTACAGTACTAACAAATTGCATTATTAGCGCACTTTCGAAGCGATATGCTTGTCTTGATGATCCAACTAACGCTTAATAGACTCTTTTGGCAAAAAAGATTGTAATAGGTGAGATGGATGATACTATTAGATCTCTTATTCGGTTTGTGGCGCGAGGGTTTTATTCGAAGCCGTATGTGTTGATCTTAGATGCTGTTTTGTTGCATTCAGTGTTGTCGGAAGACGacttgatatatttattgagTATCCATCGGAAAGAATTAAGGTCGTTATGCAACAAGTTAGTAGAGGATAGATTGTTGGTAAATCACATCCAGAAGGAAGAGAATGCACAGCAGAGGCTTATCACCAGAACATACTTCTACATCCATACCACGGAGGCGATTGATTCGATTAAGTGGAAGGTGCATTCGATagtcaatatcatcaagGAAGAAATGACACACTATGGGAATCCGCAGGGGTATGTATGTCCGAGATGTGGTAAGAAGGTGTCGCAGTTGGATGCAATATCGCTTTTGAGCGACGACAAGACCAATTTCGAGTGTGACAACTGTGGAGGTGTGTTAATAGAGGACGATTCGAGCAAACAGGCATCGTTGAGACAGGCCAAgttggaaaaattgatgaatcagGTGGACCCGGTTATTtcttatttgaagaagattgaCGATGCATACATCGAAGACAACACGTTTGAATCATCGTTGGTGAAGTCGATTCCAGCACAATCATCCACCAGTGCGTCGTACTCTGTATCGAACCGTATTCTGTCAAGGTCAAGGTCCAACTTGTCATCTTTACAGAACGACGCTTCC encodes:
- a CDS encoding DEHA2F11198p (weakly similar to uniprot|P52593 Saccharomyces cerevisiae YML103C NUP188 Subunit of the nuclear pore complex (NPC) involved in the structural organization of the complex and of the nuclear envelope also involved in nuclear envelope permeability interacts with Pom152p and Nic96p), translating into MPVSTVELKAAKEVKPLKPIQPTQLWGFDNALSLLKSYQDPYILDALDEFLLLNSKLLLNPLPFKRVTKSPNKEAKELSLRNILYSDITPNNIKDAETISNVLNLDYNDVLRVISQTCKRIPERKVYNYEKLKSKLPDDREKYLEEERILLYSSRVLRERRIVLRLVIELLNNKSNSETSSTIQNLGKEIYLSKTYTNDLINSLEELIKSVANRSFITGVSDSLDEIINTESLLLIIDQMKILTELLVQNPNIQQDTVNHWFKFMKSNNFIQSLGPCVSHNESFMLMQALVTVISILFLDLENNYGSESDSDKFMNNAEVLKSINDSITNPSNLNSVVMYSWSIILLRKSLLLEEYKDLPSSVAFTKEFSIQQMDDSINNLNMRCVQLGVFEDLAKLNNLLKFDNIYPAILTSVILSAMPLISFTPEIASSIQSILKTAPNSVLEKFFDNEATANAIILSRTKFPVSLTPYLKLASINGNFAFNELEELKSYISVFKKQEFNNLYEIDDENTELVKLTQWIDVYPPYEVNKKLSLLLNVGTKAKILPSANEDEVLVTFLYKYNGWAFLGRVLQNVSKVFDSSDPEKVEFVINILNLLTKAVMDNSSDDAQTILKYMSAYTDDSDIVEVILRLFEQALHARKVDILESVINFLTTSMPFLSFRIWPYLSKSSLLSNGGKEGLASIIFGAIEMVNGEYSFTVSLIKLADSLVQNCLTLQDDYPEKSKSAILDRIINHMILIFESFIHCRFNETYQKMEIGVLILDILSNILATVHGIDNENKSSNRIARIFSESSSRIIDSFLIAGTEFSRSALPILSMIESLSANMSLYEVSDISGFWYDNWIRCSLAFSQLIISIRSVLNLPPSAFERSLFNKLTSLVNTYSQYETLRKDILDLITTLTNGKWLNEPTPSLLSHLGRDHAQVLLHSLASDLENSFDDYKMKISLYDFICAVMDGNQEGLSVLFISGRDVFGDFTKSSNINPDDQKPISLLSILKKNVRDIKYYPNSVSLHLADAISLAFNSWTTARENDNDVEFVDELILKIQSPINKSPGTTEEYIAACYELKLVSKIAEILSSFLFTTKNEVCKKNIVKLLTSDDFIATMEKSFRINNYQPTLHSNLQIDFENTFTGFELSQFTCSLLKRNRFGVSTVYSLVLMDRLFNNSPAWDQLREQVVASSINLQYLSAQASVAKSFGALLTAFCRRFPSALNSKFLNLVSHLLKINVSEGVPADFFADVFQGRIELAFFIEYTIYTTPDIKKDLNIVLEIIKGCSELLSASSMNFLKNLNEDSGNYRPLLRILYCSLNIVKDDSGMLIEYLSIFRDLFELIITKATKNLFIEIQNDVYLSRTEKNHVPNKMNGRLDDLMLILSILKVFVNMKSSPSLNYEMASLIDDNGTIKALLNLYSLSHLIEVNDEHIFAQLSLMFIQELMTIEVMAERLISSGMFLVIVQSKISSPIESGGVNTLISPHYHRIWTNGILPIFLTALSRLGPSIIPEVSLALQAFGKQIESCIESWSKDSSTIRITSSMISETSQILLLFKMLQSLNINDYLNQAAIARNIETASHTIDMQLLPGLETESKRDDFVECINNLLKHPKFLSSRILPCSPEEQRMVEGGDVTYRKFINNSIDEIRELKAFFNQ
- a CDS encoding DEHA2F11242p (similar to uniprot|Q03516 Saccharomyces cerevisiae YMR266W RSN1 Overexpression rescues sro7/sop1 in NaCl. Encodes a membrane protein); translated protein: MAEATPTSTSAVITTLVANLTLFGVFIGCFLILRIKFKRTYSPKVSYDLVPEEKKPDPLPRDPLRWIYILLMKPDSFIIQQAGLDGYFFLRYLFVFGIIFLFGIAMFAILLPVNATNGGSAKTGFDQLAISNILDKNRYFAHVFMGWIFYGAVIYMIHRELFFYNSVRCAALSSPKYAKKLSSRTLLIQCVPDTMLDEKQFLKIFNGVKRIYVTRNARKLEYKDRLRQNMVTKLEKAENKLLKSAVKAKLKADKKGTPIDSNADIYTYVPEEKRPRHRSAGLFSKKIDTINYCREEIPKLDKEVKSLQKKYRTYQPKNSIFVEFEDQYTAQLALQSVTHHNPLRMGPVHTGIEPSDVYWNNLRLFWWEKFFRRLFACADVVLLIIFWAVPVALVGVISNITYITKVLPWLDWINNMPDQLLGIITGLLPTAMLSLLNTFLPIFIRYMAKVAGCPTLQSIEFYTQDAYFAYLMVNAFLVVALASSAVSVVEKIIDNPTSAMKILATNLPKSSNFFISYIALQGLTVSSGALLQIVGLFLYYILGALLDSTVRKKWNRFSGLGTMLWGTTFPVYTNLACIVLAYSIIAPMILIFACIAFFLLYIAYCYNLTYVFVESPDSRGMHYPRALMQTFVGLYLGQVCLLGIFVVGKGWGPIVLQAISLGFTIMTHIYLRDAFHHLLRVIPIDCMKPLDGVSHTPSFQGKSDYEEKILQRKKRSKSNHFEKEIARDKMAQKEVKNDILNIDMELNENETMQTLVPLLADRDFKSTKSSNAFVRFFRPDVFLNFRHVKALLPATFNVEPEEVDDKHAYDSPVIAAPLPAVWIPRDPMGLSTREVEEHSKYINISDENSGFNEKGRIIFLGEAPN
- a CDS encoding DEHA2F11308p (weakly similar to uniprot|P25364 Saccharomyces cerevisiae YCR065W HCM1 Forkhead transcription factor involved in cell cycle specific transcription of SPC110 encoding a spindle pole body (SPB) calmodulin binding protein); translated protein: MSTAGRYMDRVPLREKNAGNIAASSSREKTRLTETPNTHKSRKITTPPESVSVSRKKSLILETPISKHFNDDGVNGTSNGETDNTKSALLSPAFSSPQQQSQRRMKDSFDIPPKPSFVQSSSASVDSDDEKYKSKKKKKTKKDLKDTTFQLGSHDKPPYSYATLIGMSILSNPEKRLTLSQIYQWISDTFKYYRREEVGWQNSIRHNLSLNKAFIKGEKSKDGKGHFWCIQPGCEEQFLRSKNSKKHSYQEIIDQIYASINPSKSSINSIPSSPNVSNEDLKRKASDTDDAASYEGYGDDEDQEDDEEYTRSILNPPIKKQRLLSATTGNGTLETIPNLEPPFSQWQATPGGFKISNSPNTSNSNNPPQFVISESPGKPLLAGKNLTFTSSFSCNSNLELSPIRPSETGPLLEPLTPANNVYRNGSLLNHQLSAFHYQSHHPHLSSSTTSTLLQQSIQQPHNVKTPKSCSRTPLRNLRTPQTASIMKKLWNSPSYLEEFYYSPLVSSSQAALNSYDDDDMIMRAFESPSNNAHGHNKRPSISSTSTNSSRNLFNDLKKIDHSSRNSSTSSNNDKERTRLRSVSASSTDKDDN
- a CDS encoding DEHA2F11220p (similar to uniprot|P28239 Saccharomyces cerevisiae YMR267W PPA2 Mitochondrial inorganic pyrophosphatase required for mitochondrial function and possibly involved in energy generation from inorganic pyrophosphate), yielding MNNTAISRLLITKQHLKPTRCNSVLHKPQSSISNVDQGTKYTTDFKNYAVNKENGQILSYFHDVPLDFDIETKTANIVVEIPRWSNGKFEINTELPGNPITQDVKKGKVRFVKNLFPYHGYIHNYGAFPQTWEDPNTKNEELGLYGDNDPLDVCEIGSNVCQIGDIKRVKILGSLALIDDGELDWKVIVIDTNDTLAQEIRDIHDVFVKCPGLLESTKQWFRDYKLPDGKPKNEFAFNGVYKNQQETIEIIKECNLSWQKLINGDVTSGKIPKIENVSFASTPGHITEFDSKRLLDNASKPPAKIPSEVDKIYFNGQD
- a CDS encoding DEHA2F11286p (similar to uniprot|P25337 Saccharomyces cerevisiae YCR063W BUD31 Protein involved in bud-site selection); this encodes MAKISSSKKNKQPPEGYSKIEPTLSKLLVKSREAQTKSIKTENKNQSLWPIIQINHQINRYIYSLYYERESISQELYNWLLQQKYANKNLIAKWKKQGYEKLCCLNCIMTNEKNHGTTCICRVPKTTLVKNDRSERVECITCGCRGCASTD